The following coding sequences are from one Pseudomonas oryzae window:
- the kdsA gene encoding 3-deoxy-8-phosphooctulonate synthase — MAQKIIRVGDIQIGNELPFVLFGGMNVLESRDLALKVCEEYVRVTEKLGIPYVFKASFDKANRSSITSFRGPGLEEGMKIFEEVKKTFGVPVITDVHEPYQAAPVAEVCDIIQLPAFLSRQTDLVVAMAKTGAVINIKKAQFLAPQEMKHILNKCEEAGNDQLILCERGSSFGYNNLVVDMLGFGIMKSFDYPVFFDVTHALQMPGGRTDSAGGRRAQVTDLAKAGMSQGLAGLFLEAHPDPDQAKCDGPCALRLDKLEPFLAQLKALDDLVKSFPPIATA; from the coding sequence ATGGCGCAGAAGATCATCCGCGTCGGCGACATCCAGATCGGCAACGAGCTGCCGTTCGTGCTGTTCGGCGGCATGAACGTGCTGGAATCGCGCGATCTGGCCCTGAAGGTCTGCGAGGAGTACGTGCGGGTCACCGAGAAGCTCGGCATCCCCTACGTGTTCAAGGCCAGCTTTGACAAGGCCAACCGCTCGTCGATCACCTCCTTCCGCGGTCCGGGCCTGGAGGAGGGCATGAAGATCTTCGAAGAGGTGAAGAAGACCTTCGGCGTGCCGGTGATCACCGACGTGCACGAGCCCTACCAGGCGGCGCCGGTGGCCGAGGTGTGCGACATCATCCAGCTGCCGGCCTTCCTGTCGCGGCAGACCGACCTGGTGGTGGCGATGGCCAAAACCGGCGCGGTGATCAACATCAAGAAGGCCCAGTTCCTCGCCCCGCAGGAGATGAAGCACATCCTCAACAAGTGCGAGGAAGCGGGCAACGACCAGTTGATCCTCTGCGAGCGGGGCTCCTCGTTCGGCTACAACAACCTGGTCGTCGACATGCTCGGCTTCGGCATCATGAAGTCGTTCGACTACCCGGTGTTCTTCGACGTGACCCACGCCCTGCAGATGCCGGGCGGGCGCACCGACTCCGCCGGCGGCCGCCGCGCCCAGGTCACCGATCTGGCCAAGGCCGGCATGAGTCAGGGGCTGGCCGGCCTGTTCCTCGAGGCCCATCCGGATCCGGACCAGGCCAAGTGCGACGGCCCGTGCGCGCTGCGCCTGGACAAGCTTGAGCCGTTCCTTGCCCAGCTCAAGGCACTGGATGACCTGGTCAAGAGTTTCCCGCCGATCGCGACTGCCTGA
- a CDS encoding CTP synthase — protein MTRYIFVTGGVVSSLGKGIASASLAAILEARGLKVTMLKLDPYINVDPGTMSPFQHGEVFVTHDGAETDLDLGHYERFIRTTMTQNNNFTTGRVYMDVLRKERRGDYLGATVQVIPHITDEIKRRIIKGAGDADVALVEIGGTVGDIESQPFLEAIRQLRVEVGAKRAMLMHLTLVPYIATAGETKTKPTQHSVKELRSIGLQPDVLICRSDHPVDLSSRRKIALFTNVEERAVISLEDVDTIYKIPAVLHAQGLDEIVVERFGLDCGPADLSEWDRVVDAKLNPEHEVTIAMVGKYMELLDAYKSLIEAMGHAGIQSRTKVNLRYIDSEDIENQGTGLLEGVDAILVPGGFGLRGVEGKITAVQYARENKIPYLGICLGMQVAVIEYARNVLGWKDANSTEFDHSSTHPVVGLITEWQDATGAVEQRSEGSDLGGTMRLGGQECQLERESLVHACYGKDVIVERHRHRYEVNNNLLPQLQEAGLRVSGRSGDGALVEVVEAPNHPWFVACQFHPEFTSTPRDGHPLFSGFVNAALQQHALNKKA, from the coding sequence ATGACGCGCTACATCTTCGTCACGGGTGGTGTTGTTTCTTCTTTGGGGAAAGGCATCGCCTCGGCTTCCTTGGCGGCAATCCTGGAGGCGCGGGGACTGAAGGTCACCATGCTCAAGCTCGACCCCTACATCAACGTCGATCCGGGGACCATGAGCCCCTTCCAGCATGGTGAGGTGTTCGTCACCCATGACGGCGCGGAAACCGACCTCGATCTGGGCCATTACGAGCGGTTCATCCGCACCACCATGACCCAGAACAACAACTTCACCACCGGCCGCGTCTACATGGACGTGCTGCGCAAGGAGCGCCGTGGCGACTACCTGGGCGCCACCGTGCAGGTGATCCCGCACATCACCGACGAGATCAAGCGTCGCATCATCAAGGGCGCCGGCGATGCCGACGTGGCCCTGGTGGAGATCGGCGGTACCGTCGGCGACATCGAGTCGCAGCCGTTCCTCGAGGCGATCCGCCAGCTGCGCGTCGAAGTCGGCGCCAAGCGCGCCATGCTGATGCACCTGACCCTGGTGCCGTACATCGCCACCGCCGGCGAGACCAAGACCAAGCCGACCCAGCACTCGGTGAAGGAGCTGCGCTCCATCGGTCTGCAGCCGGACGTGCTGATCTGCCGCTCCGACCACCCGGTCGATCTGTCCTCGCGGCGCAAGATCGCCCTGTTCACCAACGTCGAAGAGCGTGCGGTGATCAGTCTGGAAGACGTCGACACCATCTACAAGATTCCGGCGGTGCTGCACGCCCAGGGGCTGGACGAGATCGTCGTCGAGCGTTTCGGCCTCGACTGCGGTCCTGCCGACCTCTCGGAATGGGATCGCGTGGTCGACGCCAAGCTCAACCCCGAGCACGAAGTCACCATCGCCATGGTCGGCAAGTACATGGAGCTGCTGGACGCCTACAAGTCGCTGATCGAGGCGATGGGCCACGCTGGCATCCAGAGCCGCACCAAGGTCAACCTGCGCTACATCGATTCGGAAGACATCGAGAACCAGGGCACCGGTCTGCTCGAGGGGGTCGATGCCATCCTGGTGCCGGGCGGCTTCGGTCTGCGCGGCGTGGAAGGCAAGATCACCGCGGTGCAGTATGCCCGCGAGAACAAGATTCCCTACCTGGGCATCTGCCTGGGCATGCAGGTGGCGGTGATCGAGTACGCCCGCAACGTGCTGGGCTGGAAGGACGCCAACTCCACCGAGTTCGATCATTCCTCCACTCATCCGGTGGTCGGCCTGATCACCGAGTGGCAGGACGCCACCGGCGCCGTCGAGCAGCGCAGCGAAGGCTCCGACCTGGGCGGTACTATGCGCCTGGGTGGTCAGGAGTGCCAGCTCGAGCGCGAATCGCTGGTGCATGCCTGCTACGGCAAGGACGTGATCGTAGAGCGTCATCGTCACCGCTACGAGGTCAACAACAACCTCCTGCCGCAGTTGCAGGAAGCCGGTCTGCGTGTCAGCGGTCGCTCCGGCGACGGCGCGCTGGTGGAAGTGGTCGAGGCGCCGAATCATCCGTGGTTCGTCGCCTGCCAGTTCCACCCGGAGTTCACCTCCACCCCGCGCGACGGCCATCCGCTGTTCAGTGGTTTCGTCAATGCCGCGCTCCAGCAGCACGCACTGAACAAGAAGGCCTGA
- the ispD gene encoding 2-C-methyl-D-erythritol 4-phosphate cytidylyltransferase produces MSLTPLPAFWAVIPAAGVGARMRADRPKQYLRLGERTVIEHTLDCFLGHPTLKGLVVCLAEDDPYWPTLACSGDPRVARAAGGCERADSVLNGLLHLLTLGAHEDDWVLVHDAARPNLSRADLNLLLGELADDPVGGLLAVPARDTLKRADRDGRVRETIDRSVIWQAYTPQMFRLGQLHRSLADALVSHATITDEASAVEWAGQAPRLVEGRADNLKITRPEDLEWLRQRWDR; encoded by the coding sequence ATGAGCCTGACTCCTCTCCCCGCATTCTGGGCCGTCATTCCGGCCGCTGGGGTGGGCGCGCGCATGCGTGCCGACCGTCCCAAGCAGTACCTGCGTCTCGGCGAGCGCACGGTGATCGAACATACCCTCGACTGTTTTCTCGGTCATCCCACCCTCAAGGGGCTGGTGGTGTGCCTGGCCGAAGACGACCCCTACTGGCCGACCCTGGCCTGCTCCGGCGACCCGCGCGTCGCTCGTGCGGCGGGTGGCTGCGAGCGTGCCGATTCGGTGTTGAACGGCCTGCTGCACCTGCTGACCCTCGGCGCCCACGAGGACGACTGGGTGCTGGTCCACGATGCCGCCCGGCCGAACCTCAGCCGCGCCGATCTCAACCTGCTGCTCGGCGAGCTGGCCGACGATCCTGTGGGGGGACTGCTCGCGGTGCCGGCCCGCGACACCCTCAAGCGTGCCGACAGGGACGGCCGGGTGCGCGAGACCATCGACCGCAGCGTGATCTGGCAGGCCTATACCCCGCAGATGTTCCGTCTCGGTCAGTTGCATCGCAGCCTGGCCGATGCCCTGGTGTCGCACGCGACCATCACCGATGAAGCCTCCGCCGTGGAGTGGGCCGGGCAGGCGCCGCGCCTGGTGGAAGGGCGTGCCGACAACCTGAAGATCACCCGTCCGGAGGATCTGGAGTGGCTGCGGCAGCGCTGGGACCGCTGA
- the ftsB gene encoding cell division protein FtsB, with the protein MQKAHWLFLVLLLVLGGLQYRLWYGDGSITQSRQLLERIAEQKSENEQLQERNRILEAEVAELKRGMETVEERARHELGMVKEGETLYQLSQ; encoded by the coding sequence ATGCAAAAGGCCCACTGGCTGTTCCTAGTTCTCCTGCTGGTCCTCGGCGGCCTGCAGTATCGTCTGTGGTACGGCGACGGCAGCATCACCCAGAGTCGCCAGTTGCTGGAGCGGATAGCCGAGCAGAAGAGCGAGAACGAGCAGCTGCAGGAGCGCAACCGCATTCTCGAGGCCGAAGTGGCCGAACTCAAGCGCGGTATGGAAACCGTCGAGGAACGTGCCCGCCATGAGCTGGGCATGGTCAAGGAAGGCGAAACCCTGTATCAGCTGAGCCAATGA
- the accA gene encoding acetyl-CoA carboxylase carboxyl transferase subunit alpha encodes MNPNYLDFEQPIADLQAKIEGLRMVGNDNELNISEEIARLQDKTKTLTQSIFSNLTSWQIARLARHPRRPYTLDYIQHIFTEFDELHGDRHFADDAAIVGGVARLDDRPVMIIGHQKGREVREKVRRNFGMPRPEGYRKACRLMEMAERFQLPILTFIDTPGAYPGIDAEERGQSEAIAWNLRVMARLKTPIIATVIGEGGSGGALAIGVCDQLNMLQYSTYAVISPEGCASILWRTAEKAPEAAEAMGITAERLKELGIVDTVIAEPLGGAHSDHAAMAATLRQSLLKQLDELGKHDTKALLARRYERLMSYGAV; translated from the coding sequence ATGAACCCGAATTATCTGGATTTCGAACAGCCGATCGCCGACCTGCAAGCCAAGATCGAAGGCCTGCGCATGGTGGGCAATGACAACGAACTGAACATCAGCGAAGAGATTGCCCGCCTGCAGGACAAGACCAAGACGCTGACCCAGAGCATCTTCAGCAATCTGACCAGCTGGCAGATCGCGCGTCTGGCGCGTCATCCGCGCCGTCCGTACACCCTGGACTACATCCAGCACATCTTCACCGAATTCGACGAGTTGCACGGCGATCGCCACTTCGCCGACGACGCCGCCATCGTCGGTGGTGTGGCGCGTCTCGACGACCGTCCGGTGATGATCATCGGCCACCAGAAGGGCCGCGAAGTGCGCGAGAAGGTGCGCCGCAACTTCGGCATGCCGCGCCCTGAGGGCTATCGCAAGGCCTGTCGCCTGATGGAAATGGCCGAACGCTTCCAGCTGCCGATCCTGACCTTCATCGACACCCCCGGCGCTTACCCGGGCATCGACGCCGAAGAGCGCGGCCAGAGCGAGGCGATCGCCTGGAACCTGCGCGTCATGGCGCGCCTGAAGACGCCGATCATCGCTACCGTGATCGGCGAGGGCGGTTCGGGCGGCGCGCTGGCCATTGGCGTGTGCGACCAGCTGAACATGCTGCAGTACTCCACCTACGCGGTGATCTCGCCGGAAGGCTGCGCCTCGATCCTCTGGCGCACCGCCGAGAAAGCGCCGGAAGCCGCCGAGGCGATGGGTATCACCGCCGAGCGCCTGAAGGAGCTGGGTATCGTCGATACCGTGATCGCCGAGCCGCTGGGCGGCGCCCACAGCGACCACGCCGCCATGGCCGCCACCCTCCGTCAGTCGCTGCTCAAGCAGCTCGACGAGCTGGGCAAGCATGACACCAAGGCTCTGCTGGCGCGTCGCTACGAGCGCCTGATGAGCTACGGCGCGGTCTGA
- the tilS gene encoding tRNA lysidine(34) synthetase TilS, whose translation MSLESRLLQALDAWRQAPAWRIAFSGGLDSTVLLHLLARLRTRHRLPPLSAIHIHHGLQSVADSWVELCRAQCEALGIPLQVRQVRVDGRASLERAAREARYAAFSAMLGEGEALLAAQHQDDQAETLLLRLLRGAGVRGLAAMPASRSLGAGHLLRPLLGVSRGELEVWARREQLTWIEDPSNRDTRLSRNFLRHEILPRLVRHWPAAVAVLARDAEQLAEADGLLGELAELDLVAASTSADPSWLALPSLALAPLRALSVARQRNALRHWLRGLSLPPEREHWAGWEALRDAGEDAAPRWRLAGGELRRAGGRLWWLSGDWLRAPAPGALVWSDPLRPLTLPGNGRVWLEGVSPVRELQIRYRLGGEVLALAGRGHRDLKRVLQENGVPSFVRGRLPLLYAGERLLAVANLPQLRLSGTPLQLCWEGPTGGAGLS comes from the coding sequence ATGTCCCTCGAATCCCGCCTGCTGCAAGCCCTCGACGCCTGGCGCCAGGCGCCGGCTTGGCGAATCGCCTTCTCCGGTGGTCTCGACTCCACCGTGCTCCTCCATCTGCTCGCGCGCCTGCGCACTCGGCATCGGCTGCCGCCGCTAAGTGCCATCCACATCCATCACGGTCTGCAGTCGGTCGCCGACAGCTGGGTTGAGCTGTGCCGCGCCCAGTGCGAGGCTCTGGGGATTCCCCTGCAGGTCAGGCAGGTGCGGGTCGATGGTCGGGCCAGTCTCGAGCGCGCGGCGCGCGAGGCGCGCTACGCGGCGTTCTCTGCCATGCTGGGCGAGGGCGAGGCACTGCTGGCCGCCCAGCACCAGGACGATCAGGCCGAGACCCTGCTGCTGCGCCTGCTGCGCGGCGCCGGTGTGCGCGGGCTGGCCGCCATGCCGGCCAGTCGGTCGCTGGGTGCCGGGCATCTGCTGCGCCCGCTGCTCGGCGTCTCGCGTGGCGAGCTGGAGGTCTGGGCGCGCCGCGAGCAACTGACCTGGATCGAGGATCCGAGCAATCGGGACACTCGTCTGTCGCGCAACTTCCTCCGTCACGAGATCCTGCCGCGTCTGGTCCGGCACTGGCCTGCTGCCGTCGCGGTGCTGGCGCGCGATGCCGAGCAGTTGGCCGAGGCCGATGGCCTGCTCGGCGAGCTGGCCGAGCTGGATCTGGTGGCGGCGAGCACGTCGGCCGATCCGTCCTGGTTGGCGCTGCCGTCCCTGGCGCTGGCGCCCTTGCGGGCGCTGAGCGTGGCGCGTCAGCGCAATGCCCTGCGCCACTGGCTGCGCGGCCTGTCCTTGCCGCCCGAACGCGAACACTGGGCGGGCTGGGAGGCGCTGCGCGACGCTGGTGAGGACGCTGCGCCGCGCTGGCGTCTGGCGGGAGGCGAGCTGCGCCGTGCCGGCGGGCGGCTGTGGTGGCTGAGTGGCGACTGGCTGCGGGCGCCGGCACCCGGGGCGCTGGTGTGGAGCGATCCGCTGCGGCCGCTGACGCTGCCCGGCAACGGCCGGGTCTGGCTGGAGGGCGTGTCGCCCGTCCGGGAGTTGCAGATCCGCTATCGCCTGGGCGGTGAAGTGCTCGCGCTGGCCGGGCGCGGGCACCGGGACCTCAAGCGTGTGCTGCAGGAGAACGGGGTGCCGTCCTTCGTGCGTGGCCGTCTGCCGCTGCTCTACGCCGGCGAGCGGCTGCTCGCCGTGGCCAATCTGCCGCAGTTGCGGCTGAGCGGGACGCCGTTGCAGCTGTGCTGGGAGGGGCCGACGGGCGGCGCGGGTTTGAGCTGA
- the dnaE gene encoding DNA polymerase III subunit alpha, with protein MTATFVHLRVHTEYSLVDGLVRVKPLVKAVAGAGMPAVAVTDMSNMCALVKFYKTAMGGGIKPICGADLWLAGRGEDAPLSRLTLLAMDEQGYRNLTELVSRGWTEGQLNGLVIIQRDWVKEAAAGLIALSGAKEGEVGLALLNGHADEAEALLREWQAVFPERFYLEVQRTSRVNDEEYLHAAVELASRCDAPLVATNDVRFLKPDDFEAHETRVCIGEGRTLDDPRRPRNYSDQQYLKTPAEMAELFSDLPEALENTVEIARRCNIDVRLGKYFLPDFPTPNGMGIDDYLRHASYEGLEERLEVLLPKDTPDYEAKRQVYVDRLEFELGTISQMGFPGYFLIVADFIQWAKNNGVPVGPGRGSGAGSLVAYVLKITDLDPLAYDLLFERFLNPERISMPDFDVDFCMDGRDRVIDYVADKYGRNAVSQIITFGSMAAKAVVRDVARVQGKSYGLADRLSKMIPFEVGMTLDKAYEMEEPLRDFLAADEDAREIWDMALKLEGITRGTGKHAGGVVIAPTKLTDFAPIACDEEGGGLVTQFDKDDVEAAGLVKFDFLGLRTLTIIKWAMETINREQVKKSLPPVNIDFIPLDDKPTYQLLQRAETTAVFQLESRGMKELIKKLKPDCLEDLIALVALFRPGPLQSGMVDDFINRKHGRAEVSYPHPDYQYAGLEPVLKPTYGIILYQEQVMQIAQVMAGYTLGGADMLRRAMGKKKPEEMAKQRGGFIEGCAGNGISGDLAGNIFDLVEKFAGYGFNKSHSAAYGLVSYQTAWLKTHYPSPFMAAVLSADMHNTDKVVILIEECRSMKLRIDAPDVNVSEFKFTVNEDGRIVYGLGAVKGVGEGPVEAIVEARAAEPFKDLFDFCARVDLKRINKRTLEALIRSGALDRLGPHYHDEPKAYQASLDLNRAVLLAAMEEAVQAAEQTARSADSGHMDLFGGLFAELEADVYANYRKVRELTLKERLRGEKETLGLYLTGHPIDEYEGEVRRFARQRIVDLRPARETQTVAGLIVNLRVMKNKRGDKMGFVTLDDRSGRIEASLFAEAFAAAQSLLQTDALVVIEGEVSMDDFSGGLRLRAKRVMSLEEARTGLAESLRMRVDGGQLAGERLRWLADLCGQHRGACPITLDYRGQDARALLQFGDQWRIDPTDNLIQTLRDQFGRDNVFLQYR; from the coding sequence ATGACCGCCACCTTCGTCCACCTGCGTGTGCACACCGAATACTCCCTGGTTGACGGCCTGGTACGGGTCAAACCGCTGGTCAAGGCGGTCGCCGGAGCCGGCATGCCGGCGGTGGCGGTAACCGACATGAGCAACATGTGCGCGCTGGTCAAGTTCTACAAGACCGCCATGGGCGGCGGCATCAAGCCGATCTGCGGCGCCGACCTGTGGCTGGCCGGCCGCGGGGAGGATGCGCCGCTGTCGCGCCTGACCCTGCTGGCGATGGACGAGCAGGGTTATCGCAACCTGACCGAACTGGTCTCGCGCGGCTGGACCGAGGGGCAGCTCAACGGCCTGGTGATCATCCAGCGCGACTGGGTGAAGGAAGCCGCCGCGGGGCTGATCGCCCTGTCCGGGGCCAAGGAAGGCGAGGTCGGTCTGGCCCTGCTCAACGGTCATGCCGATGAGGCCGAGGCGTTGCTGCGCGAGTGGCAGGCGGTATTCCCCGAGCGTTTCTACCTTGAGGTGCAGCGCACCAGCCGGGTCAATGACGAGGAATACCTGCACGCCGCGGTCGAGCTGGCCAGCCGCTGCGACGCGCCGCTGGTGGCCACCAACGACGTGCGCTTCCTCAAGCCCGACGACTTCGAGGCCCACGAGACCCGCGTGTGCATCGGCGAGGGCCGCACCCTCGACGACCCGCGGCGGCCGCGCAACTATTCCGACCAGCAATACCTGAAGACCCCGGCGGAGATGGCCGAGCTGTTCAGCGACCTGCCCGAGGCGCTGGAGAATACGGTCGAGATCGCCCGGCGCTGCAATATCGACGTGCGCCTCGGCAAGTACTTCCTGCCCGACTTTCCGACGCCCAACGGCATGGGCATCGACGACTACCTGCGCCACGCCTCCTACGAAGGGCTGGAGGAGCGCCTCGAGGTGCTGCTGCCCAAGGACACCCCGGACTACGAGGCCAAGCGCCAGGTCTACGTGGATCGTCTGGAGTTCGAGCTGGGCACCATCAGCCAGATGGGCTTCCCCGGCTACTTCCTGATCGTTGCCGACTTCATCCAGTGGGCGAAGAACAACGGCGTGCCGGTGGGGCCGGGGCGCGGCTCGGGTGCGGGTAGCCTGGTCGCCTACGTGCTGAAGATCACCGACCTCGATCCGCTGGCCTACGATCTGCTGTTCGAGCGTTTCTTGAACCCCGAGCGGATCTCCATGCCCGACTTCGACGTCGACTTCTGCATGGACGGCCGCGACCGGGTGATCGACTATGTGGCCGACAAGTACGGCCGCAACGCGGTGAGCCAGATCATCACCTTCGGCTCGATGGCGGCCAAGGCGGTGGTGCGCGACGTGGCGCGGGTGCAGGGCAAGTCCTACGGCCTGGCCGACCGCCTGTCGAAGATGATCCCCTTCGAGGTCGGCATGACCCTCGACAAGGCCTACGAGATGGAGGAGCCGCTGCGCGACTTCCTCGCCGCCGACGAGGACGCCCGCGAGATCTGGGACATGGCCCTCAAGCTCGAGGGCATCACCCGCGGCACCGGCAAGCACGCCGGCGGCGTGGTGATCGCGCCGACCAAGCTCACCGACTTTGCGCCGATCGCCTGCGACGAGGAGGGCGGTGGCCTGGTGACCCAGTTCGACAAGGACGACGTCGAGGCTGCCGGTCTGGTCAAGTTCGACTTCCTCGGCCTGCGCACCCTGACCATCATCAAGTGGGCGATGGAGACCATCAACCGCGAGCAGGTGAAGAAGAGCCTGCCGCCGGTCAACATCGACTTCATTCCGCTCGACGATAAGCCGACCTACCAGCTGCTGCAGCGCGCCGAAACCACCGCGGTGTTCCAGCTCGAATCGCGCGGCATGAAGGAGCTGATCAAGAAGCTCAAGCCGGACTGTCTGGAAGACCTCATCGCCCTGGTGGCGCTGTTCCGCCCCGGCCCGCTGCAGTCGGGCATGGTCGACGACTTCATCAACCGCAAGCACGGCCGCGCCGAGGTCTCCTACCCGCACCCCGACTACCAGTACGCCGGCCTCGAGCCGGTGCTCAAGCCCACCTACGGCATCATCCTGTACCAGGAGCAGGTGATGCAGATCGCCCAGGTGATGGCCGGCTACACCCTGGGTGGCGCCGACATGCTGCGCCGCGCCATGGGCAAGAAGAAGCCCGAGGAGATGGCCAAGCAGCGCGGCGGCTTCATCGAGGGCTGCGCCGGCAATGGCATCAGTGGGGATCTGGCGGGCAACATCTTCGATCTGGTTGAGAAGTTCGCCGGCTACGGCTTCAACAAGTCGCACTCGGCCGCCTACGGCCTGGTCTCCTACCAGACCGCCTGGCTGAAGACCCACTATCCCTCGCCGTTCATGGCCGCGGTGCTGTCGGCGGACATGCACAACACCGACAAGGTGGTCATCCTCATCGAGGAATGCCGCAGCATGAAGCTGCGCATCGACGCCCCCGACGTCAACGTCTCCGAGTTCAAGTTCACCGTCAACGAGGACGGCCGTATCGTCTACGGCCTCGGCGCGGTCAAGGGCGTCGGCGAAGGACCGGTCGAAGCCATCGTCGAGGCGCGCGCCGCGGAGCCGTTCAAGGATCTGTTCGACTTCTGTGCGCGGGTTGATCTCAAGCGCATCAACAAGCGTACCCTCGAGGCGCTGATCCGCAGCGGTGCGCTGGATCGCCTCGGTCCGCACTATCACGACGAACCCAAGGCCTACCAGGCCAGCCTCGACCTCAACCGCGCGGTGCTGCTGGCGGCCATGGAGGAGGCGGTACAGGCCGCCGAGCAGACCGCGCGCAGCGCCGACAGCGGGCACATGGACCTGTTCGGCGGGCTGTTCGCCGAGCTGGAGGCGGACGTCTACGCCAACTACCGCAAGGTACGCGAGCTGACCCTCAAGGAGCGCCTGCGCGGCGAGAAGGAGACCCTCGGCCTGTACCTGACCGGCCACCCGATCGACGAGTACGAAGGTGAGGTGCGCCGCTTCGCCCGCCAGCGCATCGTCGACCTGCGCCCGGCGCGCGAGACGCAGACGGTGGCCGGGCTGATCGTCAACCTGCGGGTGATGAAGAACAAGCGCGGCGACAAGATGGGCTTCGTCACCCTCGATGACCGCTCCGGGCGCATCGAGGCCTCGCTGTTCGCCGAGGCCTTCGCCGCCGCGCAGTCGCTGCTGCAGACCGACGCCCTAGTGGTGATCGAGGGCGAGGTGAGCATGGATGACTTCTCCGGTGGCCTGCGCCTGCGTGCGAAAAGGGTGATGAGTCTCGAGGAGGCGCGCACCGGCCTGGCCGAGAGCCTGCGCATGCGCGTCGACGGCGGTCAGCTGGCGGGCGAGCGGTTGCGCTGGCTGGCCGATCTGTGCGGCCAGCACCGCGGCGCCTGCCCGATCACCCTCGACTACCGCGGCCAGGACGCGCGCGCCCTGCTGCAGTTCGGCGACCAATGGCGAATCGACCCGACCGACAACCTTATCCAGACTTTGCGTGACCAGTTCGGACGCGACAACGTCTTCCTGCAATATCGCTAA
- the eno gene encoding phosphopyruvate hydratase, producing the protein MAKIVDIKGREVLDSRGNPTVEADVILDNGIIGSACAPSGASTGSREALELRDGDKSRYLGKGVLKAVANINGPIRDLLLGKDPAEQKALDQAMIELDGTENKAKLGANAILAVSLAAAKAAAQAKGVPLYAHIADLNGTPGVYSMPVPMMNIINGGEHADNNVDIQEFMVQPVGAKSFADALRMGAEIFHHLKAVLKARGLNTAVGDEGGFAPNLASNEDALAAIAEAVANAGYKLGEDVTLALDCASSEFFKDGKYDLEGEGKVFDAEGFADYLAGLTQRYPIISIEDGMDESDWAGWKVLTDKIGEKVQLVGDDLFVTNTKILKRGIEESIGNSILIKFNQIGSLTETLEAIQMAKAAGFTAVISHRSGETEDSTIADLAVGTAAGQIKTGSLCRSDRVSKYNQLLRIEEQLGAKAPYKGRAEFRG; encoded by the coding sequence ATGGCAAAAATCGTCGACATCAAAGGCCGTGAGGTCCTGGATTCCCGCGGTAACCCGACCGTTGAAGCCGATGTGATTCTTGATAACGGCATCATCGGTAGCGCCTGCGCGCCGTCCGGTGCCTCCACCGGTTCGCGCGAAGCGCTGGAACTGCGTGATGGCGACAAGAGCCGTTACCTGGGCAAGGGCGTGCTGAAGGCCGTGGCCAACATCAACGGCCCGATCCGCGATCTGCTGCTGGGCAAGGATCCGGCCGAGCAGAAGGCGCTGGACCAGGCGATGATCGAGCTGGACGGCACCGAGAACAAGGCCAAGCTGGGCGCCAACGCCATCCTCGCCGTGTCGCTGGCTGCCGCCAAGGCTGCCGCCCAGGCCAAGGGCGTGCCGCTGTACGCACACATCGCCGACCTGAACGGCACTCCGGGCGTCTACTCCATGCCGGTGCCGATGATGAACATCATCAACGGCGGCGAGCATGCCGACAACAACGTCGACATCCAGGAGTTCATGGTCCAGCCGGTCGGCGCCAAGAGCTTCGCCGACGCCCTGCGCATGGGCGCCGAGATCTTCCATCACCTGAAAGCCGTGCTGAAGGCCCGTGGCCTGAACACCGCCGTGGGTGACGAGGGTGGCTTCGCCCCCAACCTGGCCTCCAATGAGGACGCCCTGGCCGCCATCGCCGAAGCCGTGGCCAACGCCGGCTACAAGCTGGGCGAGGACGTCACCCTGGCCCTGGACTGCGCTTCCTCCGAGTTCTTCAAGGACGGCAAGTACGATCTGGAAGGCGAGGGCAAGGTGTTCGACGCCGAAGGTTTCGCCGACTACCTGGCCGGCCTGACCCAGCGCTACCCGATCATCTCCATCGAGGACGGCATGGACGAGTCCGACTGGGCTGGCTGGAAGGTGCTGACCGACAAGATCGGCGAGAAGGTGCAACTGGTCGGCGACGACCTGTTCGTGACCAACACCAAGATCCTCAAGCGCGGCATCGAGGAGTCGATCGGCAACTCGATCCTGATCAAGTTCAACCAGATCGGCTCGCTGACCGAGACCCTGGAAGCCATCCAGATGGCCAAGGCCGCCGGCTTCACCGCGGTGATCTCGCACCGCTCCGGCGAGACCGAGGACAGCACCATCGCCGACCTGGCCGTGGGTACCGCTGCCGGCCAGATCAAGACCGGCTCGCTGTGCCGTTCCGACCGCGTGTCCAAGTACAACCAGCTGCTGCGTATCGAAGAGCAACTGGGCGCCAAGGCTCCGTACAAGGGCCGCGCCGAGTTCCGCGGCTAA